The DNA region ATGGATCAATCGAGGGCTGACGGGGTTTTGCGGACCAGTCGGCGACAACAGAACGGGGCAGACTAGATGATGCGACAGGCAACCGCCGGAAGACAGGATTGGGACAAAGCCAGTTCCTCCTCCACTCCTCCGACAACCATAGGCGAGCTGTCCGTCATGACCACTTCCGAAGGCGAAGCCCAGCGTGAACTCTGGACCCGCGTGCGGGCCCGGCTCAAAGCGTCCGTTGGCGAGGATGTGTTTGCATCCTGGTTTGCCCGGCTTGAGCTGGAAGAGCTAGTTGGCGATGTCGTGCATCTATCCGCCCCCACACGCTTTCTCTGTTCCTGGGTGCAATCCAATTACGCCGAACGTATCCTTGAGGCGTTCCGGCAAGACGACGAGACGGTCGCCCGTATCCACATCACCCTGCGCGTCAATGGCGGACAGGTGCGGTCGCTCCGCCCCGCAACGCCAGCCGAAGCTGCACCTGTCGAGACCAAGGACGGCGCCGATCCCAGCATCGAAATTCCCGCAGCCCCGCGGCTGGTCAGAGAAAATGCGGCGCCACGCGGCGACGCGCTTTCAGGTAGCGCGATCGACCCGCGCATGACTTTTGACAGCTTCGTGGCAGGCGAGGCCAACGAGATGGCGCTGGGCGTGGCCAGGCAGATCGCCAAGGCTGCCGCCAACAACACCGTCACGTTCAACCCGGTTTATATTCATTCGACGGTTGGCCTGGGTAAATCCCACCTGCTCAATGCCATCGCCCATGCAACGGCCGAGGCGGATCCGACCAAGAATATCGTCTATCTGACGGCCGACCATTTCATGTACCACTTCATTGCAGCCGTGCAGCGCCAGTCGGCGCTCGGCTTCAAGGACTGGCTGCGCAAGGTCGACCTGCTGCTGATCGACGACATGCAGTTCCTCCAAGGCAAGTCGGCCACCGAGTTCGGCCACACGCTGGGCACGCTGCTAACCGGCGCCAAGCAGGTGGTGGTGGCGGCCGATGCGCCACCCCGCGATCTCGAAATGCTCGATGAGCGCATTCGCTCGCGCCTCTCTGGTGGCTTGGTGGTCCCGATCAGCGGTTTCGATCTCGAACTGCGACGCTCGATCGTCCAGCGCCGGGCCGACCAGGTGGCAGCCCGCTATGGCATGCACTTCCCCGCCGCGGTCATCGACTACATCGCCCGCGCGGTGGTCAGCCATGGCCGCGATCTCGATGGCGCCGTCAACCGGCTCGTTGCCGCCAACCAGCTCACGGGCGAACTGATCACCGTGCCCCTGGCGGAAAAGACCCTTGCCGATCTCATTCGCAGCCGCGACGCCAAGCGCGTCCGGATCGAAGACATTCTCAAGATGGTGTCGCGTCACTACAAGGTGCCTCGCAACGAATTGCTGTCGGCGCGCCGCTCGCGCGACGTCGTCCGCCCGCGCCAGATCGCGATGTTTCTCGCCAAGGCGCTGACCAGCCGGTCCCTACCCGAGATCGGGCGCCGCTTTGGCGGCCGCGACCACACCACGGTCCTCCATTCGGTTCGCAAGGTCGAGCAGATGATGAAGGACGATCACGACCTTTGCCAGGAAATCGAACTCCTTAAGCGCATGCTTGAGGAATAGGGCGCGTAGGCGCAGCAGCATGCCTGGTGCTGCGCCACAGCGGCGTACCGCGGCTGTGTAATAGCTGCGGCAAAAGGCCTGCCACTCTTGCTAATCCGTTATGAAACTGTAAACGTCCAGACCCCGGCCTGCCGGGGTTTTTTGTCGCCTAGTGCAGCCGTGTAGTGCCGAGGAATTTGCCAGCCATGAAAGTCACGCTCGAACGCAATCATCTGCTCAAATCGCTGAGCCATGTGCATCGGGTGGTGGAGCGGCGCAATACCTATCCCATTCTGGCCAACGTGCTGTTCAAGGCCGCTGACGACAAGGTGGAGTTGCGGGCGACCGACCTTGATATCGAGGTGACCGAAGGCGTACCCGCCATGGTATCGACCCCCGGCACCACCACCGTTCCGGCGCACACGCTTTACGAAATCGTGCGCAAGCTCAGCGATGGGGCCGAGGTGCGGCTCGAAACCGATGGCGGCGAGAACATGGTGCTGACCTCGGGCCGGTCGCGGTTCAACCTGCAGTGCCTCTCGCCCGACAGCTTTCCTGATCTTAAATCAGGCAATTTCGGCCACCAGTTCACTATGCCGACCACGGCGCTGCGCGAGTTGATCGAGCGGACGCAATTCGCCATCAGCAATGAAGAAACGCGCTACTATCTCAACGGCATCTACTTCCACACCGTGGAGGTTTCCAATGCCGGCACCGTGCTGCGCGCCATCGCCACCGATGGTCATCGTTTGGCCCGTGCCGAGATGGAGGCGCCCCAGGGCGCCAAGGGCATGCCGGGCATCATCGTTCCCAAGAAGACCGTGGGCGAAGTCCAGAGGCTGCTCGATGGCGCCGAGGAAGAGGTCGCAGTCGAAGTCTCCGATACCAAGATCCGCTTCACCGTGGGTTCGGTGGTGCTCCTCTCCAAGCTCATCGAGGGGACCTTTCCCGATTACGAGCGGGTGACCCCCAAGAACAACGACAAGCAGATGAATGTCGACCGGGCGAGCTTTGCCATTGCCGTGGATCGCGTCTCGACCATCGCCTCGGACCGCGGCGGCAAGGCCGTGAAGCTTTCGGCGAAAGATGGCCTGCTTGAGCTTTCCGTCACCAACCCGGATCATGGCACAGCCAGCGAAGAACTTCCCGTCGACTTTGAAACCGACGGCTTCGAGATTGGCTTCAATGCGCGTTACCTGCTCGACATCGTCGGCCAGATCCGATCGGAATCGGCGATCTTCATGTTCAACGATGCCGGCTCGCCCACGCTGGTCAAGGAAGAGGGCGAGACCAGCTCGCTCTACGTGCTGATGCCGATGCGAGTCTAGGGGCAGGTCACGATCCGCCACCTTTCCCGCCTGCGCCTCACCGCGTTCCGCAACTATCAGTCGGCAGCGCTCGACCTCGATGGCCGGCACCTTGTGCTGACCGGGCCGAACGGCGCGGGCAAGACCAACCTGCTCGAGGCAGTCTCGCTGCTCTCGCCGGGGCGCGGACTCCGGCGCGCCAGCTTCGACACCGTGCAGGCAAGCGGCAGCGACAGCGGCTGGGCGGTCGCGGCGACCGTGGAAGCAGATGAAGGTCCTACCGACATCGGCACCGGCGCAACGCCCGAAGGCGGGCGGCGCGTCCGCATCAACGGCGCCAATGCCCGCTCCATCGAGTCCATGAGCGAATATCTGCGCGTGCTGTGGCTGACGCCGAGCATGGACGGGCTGTTCTCGGGGCCTGCCAGCGAGCGTCGGCGGTTCCTCGACCGGCTGGTGACCACGCTCATCCCGTCTCATTCTGCTGCCGTTTCGGACTATGAACGGACCATGCGGCAGCGCAACAAGCTTTTGGACGAGAACGGGAACTCGGCCTGGCTCAGCGCCATCGAGGCGCAAATGGCCGAACTGGGCGCAGCTGTCCACCTCGCCCGCACCGATAGCCTCCTCCATCTCGAAACCCTGATCGGGCAAAGCCTGGTCGATGAGAGCTTTCCGTCCGCCCATCTGGCGCTGACGCCGCTCTTTGAAGAGGGGCATGAGGGCACCTCCGCCGCCGAACTGGAAACCGCGCTCCGCACCGCCTGGCAGGGCAGCCGCGGGGTTGATCGCGCGGCGGGACGCACCATATTAGGGCCACACCGAGTGGATCTCGAAGTCACCTATCGGCAAAAGGGCGTGCCGGCGGCGCTGGGCTCGACCGGCGAGCAGAAGGCCCTCCTGATCGGCCTCATCCTGGCGCATGCGCTCCTCGTCAAGCTCAGAACGCAGATCACGCCCTTCCTGTTGCTCGACGAGATCGCAGCCCATCTCGATCCGGACCGGCGACGGGCGCTGTTCGAAGCGCTGGATGGGCTGGCCACGCAGTGCTTTTTGACCGGCACGGACCGCCTCCTCTTTGAGGCGCTGGGCAGCCGGGCACAGATGGTGACCGTGCGCGACGGACGCCTCTACCAAGACTAGCCGAAAACCCCGGCAAAACGAGCTCGAAAAGCCCAATCCGCTTGGGCTTACACCCCCGTTCCGCTAGAACGGAACCACGCGAAAACCACTGATTCGGACCCCATGACCGATAGCGAAAACATCCTTCCCAACGAATACGGCGCAGACAGCATCAAAGTGCTCAAGGGCCTCGACGCGGTGCGCAAGCGCCCAGGCATGTATATCGGGGATACGGATGACGGCTCCGGCCTGCATCACATGGTCTATGAGGTGGTCGACAACGCCATCGACGAGGCGCTAGCCGGTCATGCCGACCTGGTGACGGTGACCCTCAACGCTGACGGTTCGGTCACCGTGATCGACAATGGTCGGGGTATCCCCACCGACATCCACAAGGAAGAGGGCGTCTCGGCGGCTGAGGTCATCATGACCCAGTTGCATGCCGGCGGTAAGTTCGACCAGAACTCCTACAAGGTCTCGGGCGGCCTCCATGGCGTGGGCGTTTCGGTGGTCAATGCCCTTTCGATCTGGCTCCGGCTCAAGATCCGCCGCGACGGCAAGATCCACGAGATGAGCTTTACCCATGGCGATGCCGATGCGCCGCTGGCGCAGATCGGCACCTATGAGCCCAACAAGCAGCCGGGCACCTATGAAGGCCGCTCGGGCACCGAGATCACTTTCCAGCCCAGCCAGCAAACCTTCACCATGGTGGAGTTCGACTTCAAGACGCTGGAGCACCGCCTGCGCGAGCTGGCCTTCCTCAATTCTGGCGTGCGCATTCTCCTGGCTGATCGCCGGCACCCCGAGCCGGTCGAGGTTGAGCTGTTCTATGAGGGTGGGCTCGAAGCCTTCGTGCGCTATCTCGACAAGGCCAAGCAGCCCGTCATCGATGCGCCGATCACCATGATCAGCGAGAAGGACGGCATTACCGTCGAAGTGGCGCTGCAATGGAACGACAGCTACCACGAAAACGTGCTGTGCTTCACCAACAACATTCCCCAGCGCGACGGCGGTACGCACTTAGCCGGTTTGC from Devosia sp. RR2S18 includes:
- the dnaA gene encoding chromosomal replication initiator protein DnaA, which codes for MTTSEGEAQRELWTRVRARLKASVGEDVFASWFARLELEELVGDVVHLSAPTRFLCSWVQSNYAERILEAFRQDDETVARIHITLRVNGGQVRSLRPATPAEAAPVETKDGADPSIEIPAAPRLVRENAAPRGDALSGSAIDPRMTFDSFVAGEANEMALGVARQIAKAAANNTVTFNPVYIHSTVGLGKSHLLNAIAHATAEADPTKNIVYLTADHFMYHFIAAVQRQSALGFKDWLRKVDLLLIDDMQFLQGKSATEFGHTLGTLLTGAKQVVVAADAPPRDLEMLDERIRSRLSGGLVVPISGFDLELRRSIVQRRADQVAARYGMHFPAAVIDYIARAVVSHGRDLDGAVNRLVAANQLTGELITVPLAEKTLADLIRSRDAKRVRIEDILKMVSRHYKVPRNELLSARRSRDVVRPRQIAMFLAKALTSRSLPEIGRRFGGRDHTTVLHSVRKVEQMMKDDHDLCQEIELLKRMLEE
- the dnaN gene encoding DNA polymerase III subunit beta, translated to MKVTLERNHLLKSLSHVHRVVERRNTYPILANVLFKAADDKVELRATDLDIEVTEGVPAMVSTPGTTTVPAHTLYEIVRKLSDGAEVRLETDGGENMVLTSGRSRFNLQCLSPDSFPDLKSGNFGHQFTMPTTALRELIERTQFAISNEETRYYLNGIYFHTVEVSNAGTVLRAIATDGHRLARAEMEAPQGAKGMPGIIVPKKTVGEVQRLLDGAEEEVAVEVSDTKIRFTVGSVVLLSKLIEGTFPDYERVTPKNNDKQMNVDRASFAIAVDRVSTIASDRGGKAVKLSAKDGLLELSVTNPDHGTASEELPVDFETDGFEIGFNARYLLDIVGQIRSESAIFMFNDAGSPTLVKEEGETSSLYVLMPMRV
- the recF gene encoding DNA replication/repair protein RecF (All proteins in this family for which functions are known are DNA-binding proteins that assist the filamentation of RecA onto DNA for the initiation of recombination or recombinational repair.); its protein translation is MRHLSRLRLTAFRNYQSAALDLDGRHLVLTGPNGAGKTNLLEAVSLLSPGRGLRRASFDTVQASGSDSGWAVAATVEADEGPTDIGTGATPEGGRRVRINGANARSIESMSEYLRVLWLTPSMDGLFSGPASERRRFLDRLVTTLIPSHSAAVSDYERTMRQRNKLLDENGNSAWLSAIEAQMAELGAAVHLARTDSLLHLETLIGQSLVDESFPSAHLALTPLFEEGHEGTSAAELETALRTAWQGSRGVDRAAGRTILGPHRVDLEVTYRQKGVPAALGSTGEQKALLIGLILAHALLVKLRTQITPFLLLDEIAAHLDPDRRRALFEALDGLATQCFLTGTDRLLFEALGSRAQMVTVRDGRLYQD